Proteins found in one Dryobates pubescens isolate bDryPub1 chromosome 1, bDryPub1.pri, whole genome shotgun sequence genomic segment:
- the SMIM19 gene encoding small integral membrane protein 19, with the protein MAAVAAGAGGGSAALGDSGAIDYSVHEAWNEATNVYLLVVLASLALLVYARRNKRRIMRIFTLPPAAETPPEPNFYDSMKKIRLRQQLEMYSIARKYEQQQQQPPKQTESVQLSVE; encoded by the exons ATGGCGGCGGTGGCCGCAGGGGCAGGTGGAGGCTCGGCGGCGCTGGGCGACAGCGGAGCCATCGACTACTCGGTGCATGAGGCGTGGAACGAGGCCACCAACGTCTACTTGCTGGTGGTGTTGGCCAGCCTCGCCCTCCTGGTCTACGCCCGGCG GAACAAGAGGAGGATCATGCGCATCTTCACGCTGCCCCCAGCCGCCGAGACGCCGCCTGAGCCCAACTTCTATGATAGCATGAAAAAGATCCgcctgaggcagcagctggagatgtaCTCCATCG caAGGAAgtatgagcagcagcagcagcaaccaccAAAACAGACTGAAAGCGTGCAGCTCTCAGTGGAGTGA